One part of the Solanum dulcamara chromosome 3, daSolDulc1.2, whole genome shotgun sequence genome encodes these proteins:
- the LOC129881997 gene encoding uncharacterized protein LOC129881997 codes for MAAMEPDPPPDLQKFPSKDGVVDIDKTNPTQKESSQSDIRSSGNVEKTAAITVHLLQEHAAVDREIDFNSNSVICFEKTPIGDVRETSNLQHIRNSSDFTVAIERNEAATVQGNSGESPANRTAIWTSYGDIRDGAPPGFCNPPRGAPHTKSPTPLDDGGAGDTLSNSDVGVPATFELPDQCHLVEELNTSTIIQKSPPSSKSNLSNINSNNSGGEAISGSGGAAASDGENSKLSVGFVDDHTRNTINQKAPSSTTPNTLNLEIRVAPPPAGGGAAAEPQTQNWQCQTAQHNEGSPPMQKAPSGMPHFNLNLTFRVSNLSSTDTSGSAGSPATGKNIFELNFNPQHQTNPQEQIFSKKDPSNNSNVDSSLDPKEKTTGTIFPVNAQNKSQSKSNPHTLRNEINQTTQFLGTSNSNSKIPTCVTRGKNSLIVPEAVLVDRITTLGNPSTSTNSKHTNHPPVSDFPPISSNFQKFDPKYSKNPIVSFTPSALPPKTKSPNNQPTTTNHPPPPIAKQSMATRLRAKQAEHTTRIDLTPPKRVTKQGCPAIMFKREDYMVKMAESCKYTLIGKFYSPMPKMEEDGRTSNMKMSPFTVLTANTKVILLLLAPSAEEIQNATRPKTRKKSQRKMRRQKSQEGSRKAQEDSTNQNRNQISNNQWETQKRRNFKGKTQTVQNTQTIQGNTQQHEHQPGIDSMLPIPHGSPSSFNVLNVLTAAAEVVNGGEDGGIQEKPTNLQEGVSRGGVVSHVLHENLMVDPRNDFRAPATTSHIQHSSSQHVNKRDSVDAQKMASKLPPAVTIGCETTVDSGRLSSPSLRTEQQQFRSVDVGANQSQKMTQQVAQNLQVLGGSATVGLREAIHVLDATSAATMEENRVHNRAIQMQKQRPADAPIPTKKMTNTAAPYQPQNSQENRVHNKATQMQGSRPAAAGLEQNLHGFGPISASTLKEKSVQVVAPKLISIQHNSQGVDHTENVENDQHYGCSFSITSSDQTSSLSSHQVQHSNSKQKDNATISGIEFSASPSPYNQQATSKTLRKKRTRKKKQEKKQEAATPTPPTTADTGGKDNNGEVFSNSCSQYVLLDQSTPIRSPDFSCEDPLNLTPLNIQPAPFTQPENATNILCTNNDAQTSTPDSDDEYGVIHSEDEYDQDFQGEVELENEEETDEQSNSIAAPSKTTTKVTNDEMNQLANKQGLSPRGIHHNPKFTTIHAPISRPNTRLHNLRSHQ; via the exons ATGGCTGCTATGGAGCCGGATCCACCTCCGGACCTCCAAAAATTTCCTTCAAAAGATGGAGTGGTAGATATCGACAAGACGAATCCAACGCAAAAGGAATCGTCTCAATCCGACATCCGAAGCTCCGGGAATGTTGAAAAAACAGCCGCGATTACTGTTCATCTTCTCCAAGAACATGCTGCCGTTGATCGAGAAATCGATTTTAATTCAAATTCTGtgatttgttttgaaaaaaCACCAATTGGGGATGTTAGAGAAACATCTAATCTACAACATATCAGAAATTCAAGTGATTTCACCGTGGCAATTGAGAGAAACGAAGCTGCGACTGTTCAGGGAAATTCTGGCGAATCGCCAGCCAATCGGACTGCGATTTGGACGTCTTACGGCGACATTCGAGATGGCGCACCACCTGGGTTTTGTAACCCACCTCGAGGCGCCCCTCATACTAAAAGCCCAACTCCATTGGACGACGGTGGCGCCGGCGATACACTGTCGAATTCCGACGTCGGAgttccggcgacattcgagCTTCCAGACCAATGCCATCTTGTAGAGGAGCTCAATACGAGTACAATCATACAAAAATCGCCACCATCCTCTAAGTCAAACTTGTCGAATATCAATTCGAATAATTCCGGCGGTGAGGCGATTTCAGGCAGTGGCGGCGCCGCCGCAAGTGATGGTGAAAACTCGAAATTGTCAGTGGGTTTTGTGGATGATCATACAAGGAACACCATTAACCAAAAAGCCCCATCATCCACAACTCCTAACACTTTGAATTTGGAAATTAGGGTTGCACCACCACCTGCCGGAGGCGGCGCAGCGGCGGAGCCCCAAACTCAAAATTGGCAATGCCAAACTGCTCAACACAATGAGGGGAGTCCACCAATGCAAAAAGCCCCATCAGGTATGCCTCAtttcaatttgaatttgacTTTTAGGGTTTCCAATTTGTCTAGTACTGACACCAGTGGTAGCGCCGGATCTCCGGCGAccggaaaaaatatttttgaattgaattttaatccCCAGCATCAAACTAACCCACAAGaacaaatattttccaaaaaagatCCCTCCAACAATTCAAACGTCGATTCTAGTCTTGATCCTAAAGAAAAAACCACCGGAACCATCTTTCCGGTGAACGCCCAAAATAAGTCTCAAAGTAAAAGTAACCCTCATACTCTTAGGAACGAAATAAACCAAACAACACAATTTTTAGGCACCTCCAACTCAAATTCTAAAATTCCAACTTGTGTCACTAGGGGCAAAAACAGTCTTATCGTGCCCGAAGCTGTTTTGGTTGATCGTATCACCACCTTGGGCAATCCTAGCACCTCCACTAATTCTAAACATACCAACCACCCTCCCGTTTCAGACTTTCCCCCCATCTCATCCAATTTccaaaaatttgacccaaaataCTCTAAAAATCCGATAGTGTCCTTTACCCCCAGTGCGCTACCTCCTAAGACTAAGTCCCCTAACAACCAACCCACCACCACAAATCATCCTCCACCCCCTATAGCAAAGCAATCCATGGCCACAAGACTAAGAGCTAAACAAGCCGAGCATACAACCAGAATTGACCTAACACCTCCAAAAAGGGTGACAAAACAAGGTTGTCCAGCTATCATGTTTAAGAGAGAAGACTACATGGTTAAGATGGCTGAATCATGTAAGTATACTCTCATAGGCAAGTTCTACAGTCCAATGCCCAAGATGGAG GAAGATGGCAGGACATCGAATATGAAGATGTCCCCCTTTACTGTACTTACTGCAAACACCAAGGTCATACTCCTCTTGCTTGCCCCGTCAGCAGAAGAGATACAGAACGCAACAAGGCCAAAGACAAGGAAGaagagccaaagaaagatgcgtCGCCAAAAatcacag GAAGGAAGTCGCAAAGCACAAGAGGACTCAACCAACCAAAACAGGAATCAAATCTCAAACAACCAATGGGAAACCCAAAAACGAAGAAACTTCAAAGGTAAGACTCAAACTGTGCAAAACACCCAAACGATACAAGGCAACACTCAACAG CACGAGCATcaaccaggtattgactcaatgctcccaatcccccatggctcccccagtAGTTTTAATGTATTGAATGTTTTAACTGCTGCTGCTGAAGTAGTTAACGGAGGTGAGGATGGTGGGATTCAGGAGAAGCCAACTAACCTGCAGGAAGGGGTATCCAGAGGGGGGGTtgtgtctcatgttttgcatgagaaccttatggttgaccctaggaatgactttagagctcctgctaccacTTCACATATTCAGCATTCTTCTTCCCAGCATGTTAATAAAAGAGATTCAGTTGATGCTCAAAAAATGGCCTCCAAACTGCCCCCTGCTGTGACCATTGGATGTGAGACCACAGTTGATTCTGGAAGGCTTTCAAGTCCTTCTTTGAGAACTGAGCAGCAGCAGTTCAGGAGTGTAGATGTAGGGGCAAACCAGAGCCAAAAAATGACTCAACAGGTTGCTCAGAACCTGCAAGTCTTGGGAGGTTCTGCAACTGTTGGCTTGAGGGAAGCTATACATGTCCTGGATGCTACTTCAgctgctactatggaagaaaataGGGTGCACAATAGGGCCATTCAGATGCAGAAACAAAGACCTGCAGATGCTCCTATTCCCACCAAGAAAATGACCAATACTGCAGCCCCCTATCAGCCTCAAAACTCCCAGGAAAATAGGGTGCACAATAAGGCTACCCAGATGCAGGGATCAAGACCTGCAGCTGCAGGTTTGGAGCAAAATTTGCATGGTTTTGGCCCTATTTCAGCTTCTACTCTGAAGGAAAAGAGTGTGCAAGTTGTGGCCCCTAAACTAATATCAATTCAGCACAACAGTCAAGGTGTAGATCACACTGAAAATGTTGAAAATGACCAACATTATGGTTGCAGTTTCAGCATTACTTCAAGTGATCAAACCTCTAGTCTTAGTTCCCACCAAGTGCAACATTCTAACTCCAAACAAAAAGACAATGCAACCATTAGTGGTATAGAATTCTCAGCTAGTCCTAGTCCCTATAACCAGCAAGCTACCTCTAAAACACTACGGAAaaagagaactagaaagaagaaacaagaaaagaagcAAGAAGCTGCAACCCCTACCCCTCCAACCACTGCTGATACAGGTGGAAAAGATAACAATGGTGAGGTGTTTTCAAACTCTTGCTCACAATATGTACTCTTAGATCAAAGCACACCAATAAGGAGCCCTGATTTTAGTTGTGAAGACCCTCTTAATCTTACCCCTTTGAATATTCAGCCAGCTCCTTTTACGCAACCTGAAAATGCCACCAACATCCTTTGCACTAACAATGATGCTCAAACTTCAACTCCTGATAGTGATGATGAATATGGGGTTATTCATTCGGAGGATGAATATGACCAAGACTTTCAAGGTGAGGTTGAACTTGAGAATGAAGAAGAGACTGATGAACAGTCCAATAGTATAGCTGCACCATCCAAGACCACTACTAAGGTCACGAATGATGAGATGAACCAGCTAGCTAATAAGCAAGGCCTATCACCTAGAGGCATTCATCACAATCCAAAATTTACAACTATTCATGCTCCTATTAgcagaccaaacactaggctccACAACCTTAGATCCCATCAATGA